The following is a genomic window from Leptotrichia trevisanii DSM 22070.
AGAAGAAAATATTAATGAAGTGGAATTGATAAAATTATAAAATAAATAATCATACTATAAAATTAATTATAAAATATTTTAAAGGAAAGGAAATAAATGTTTGAATATATTTCTGGGAAATTAACAATAAAAAAAATTGATTATGTAGCTCTAGACATAAATGGTTTAGCATATAAAATTCATGTATCTTTAAAAACATTTGAAAAATTAGATAATATTGGAAATCCTGAAAAATTATATATTCATACAAATGTAAAAGAAGATGATATTTCATTGTATGGATTTAAAACACAAAATGAAAGGGAACTTTTCAAAGCATTAATAAGTATAAGCGGTGTAGGGCCTAAACTTGGAATTGCCATATTATCAACTTTTAATACACGAGAAATTATTGACATTGTAAATGAAAATGAATCAAAAATTTTTACAAGAGTTCCAGGGCTGGGAATAAAAAAAGCACAAAAAATAATTTTAGACTTAAAAGATAAAGTAAAAAAACTGGATTTAGTAGAATCAATTGAAGAAATAAGTGATATATCATCAAGTAAATTAATAATATCAAATACTTCAAATCCAAAATTACTATTAATGAAGGAAGATTTAAAACTAGCTTTGGAATCTTTAGGATATACAAATACTGATGTTACAAAATGGATAACAGACAATGAATTAATACAGTTAAAAGATATAAGTGAAG
Proteins encoded in this region:
- the ruvA gene encoding Holliday junction branch migration protein RuvA, with amino-acid sequence MFEYISGKLTIKKIDYVALDINGLAYKIHVSLKTFEKLDNIGNPEKLYIHTNVKEDDISLYGFKTQNERELFKALISISGVGPKLGIAILSTFNTREIIDIVNENESKIFTRVPGLGIKKAQKIILDLKDKVKKLDLVESIEEISDISSSKLIISNTSNPKLLLMKEDLKLALESLGYTNTDVTKWITDNELIQLKDISEAIKIILQKIQK